The genomic stretch AAGCACTGGTTTTTAATGCTTCCTGGTTGTGTGGCATTGGGAAGCTACTTAATCATCCTGAGGATCAATATTCACATCTGTAAACTGCTTAATATAATTTGTCCCACATGCATCTCAGAGTTATCTCAGCTGAGTTAATTTACATGGTTTAAATATTGTGAAGCAATAGATAAACGTAAGATATTATTAATGGAACTAGGAGAGGGGTAAAGTATGGTCCCTCCATGTTAAAGGGCACTTCATTCCACACAGTTGATATTTGGAAAAGTTTGGTTCTACCTGTTGTGTATTGCCTATATTTTGGAATAAAATGGTTCAAATGTCATTTGCATACAAAATATTGACATTGAattgaaaagaattttaaaactccAGGCTATTTTTGAGAGACCACTATAACTGAGGGCATATATTGGTAGCATAGGTGCTACTACCATTTCTTCTACAGAGCCCATGACAATAATCATGAATTATCATGGCACGTGTACTCACCAAGGCTGGATGCAACCTCAGAATCCTAAATAGAGCAACTTAGTCACAAAAGTTCAAATACTACAGACTCTGAGACAAAGTAAGTTAatataaagacattaaaatgttGTTTTCAAGAGAATAAATGGATGGAAAACTAACAAGCCATCACATAACATTTGGAATCTCTTTACAATGATCATCCATATCTTTATAACAAAACAGGAGTGCTACTAGAGTTAGAttaatacagtaaaaaaaaatgtgtcaccTAAAGACCAAAAATCACTCTCAATTGGAAAATTTAGTGTTGGAACAGAAAGTCATACCTATGGCATTTGCCTTACTTCTTACATTTGTAAGGAGTAAGTAACTGCCTTACATCATTAACTCAATCAACTCACTCCTGAATACTGTGACTACAGAAATGGGTATCCTGTATCTCAAAGAAAAAGTCTCAGTTATGTTTAATACATTCTAGATAAACAGACAAACAAGGTCATTTTCTATTTCAGGAAGCTttacattacatatatatattttataatatatatatatatatacatatactttcatataaatatataaagaatttatatattaatatgaatttatataaatgcatatttatatatttgtatataacttatataaatatttatatacatatatagggtATGTGTATACAAAGTAGtatatatactttgaataattataaaggcagtgtttatcaaACTGCTTTTcaatttcaaaattgagctattagctgttaaagtgtgtatacatttttcagGACATGCTGTATatataactctctctctctctctctctctctctctctctctctctgtagattatatatatatattattttaagtttgCTGTCTAAAGCTTCTATCGTGTAGAACAGTACCTTAGACAGAATGCACTAATGTCCATGTCACTGCTGTGCTTACTTTGGTAGATTGACTGTGCTGAGTTCGGGGATCCTAAGGTCTATTGCACTCGGGAATCTAATCCCCACTGTGGCTCTGATGGCCAGACATATGGCAATAAATGTTCCTTCTGTAAGGCAGCGGCGTAAGTATCATACTCAGAAACCTGTCCCTTACAAGCACAAACTTCCTGAATAAGACAATGACACTTCCCTTGAAATAGTCTAGAAATTTCTATTCATACCCACCCATAGAGATAACAGAAATAAGCTTCAGGCAAATGGATTGAAAACAATTCATTCAAAAACTAATAACAATTTGCATAATAAATTATTTGACAGCATAATCTTCATTGTAATTATTAAATGTGAATAATCTtagggacttttaaaaattatacacctttaaatattttgatacattttattttttcccatttatttctaagatttttaataGTTGTATCCAAttatgttttgttattattaatttcaaaaacaataaatgttagcAATATTTGAAAATTCATCAAAATCAGAAACATGAAAAACTTCTGGGAAAATTTATTATTAACAACAAAAGTATTACTTTATCCACATTATTttcaagcattttattttatactaattTCTATGTTGCTAAGGCAACAATTTCCATTcactcctctcttttcctctgatGAAAAGGGCCTTTCAACAAAGAATAGAGGAGAGGACCATCCTTTACTATCCAGACTATTCAAACTTTACAGATAGCATACTAGGAAGATTCTATCaaggacaaatatttattgaatttatgtgtttaaagaaacagaacaggTACTATAGATTTTAGCAAATAGATTGTGAGCTTCCTGATGggacatattttataattaataaaaacttaTTCAATCAATCTCTTAGTCTGATTGCTCTAAAATCAAGGGAATTATAGTCCTCTTTAAAAGTAACCTCACTTCTTCACCACTGTCATTCTTTTCTTGTATTAGATTGTCTTCTATCAATGTCTTAATTTTCCTCAACTTTGCTGTAAGATTCCTAAGCATGGAGATTATATAGCTCCCTATCAATAACTGCAAGGGCAAACACatagaattaaatgaataaatattgaatCAATGCATAATAAACATTTCTACATTTacatataacactagaggcctggtgcatggattcatgctcCAGTGGGGTCCTTTTGCCTGTCCTGAGGGGACCAGGATGAAactggctcttcgacatcccctgaggagtcctggattgtgagagggtgcaggccaggctgaaggaccccactggtgcacgattgggccggggagggagggctccagggcgtgtcctgcccatcttgcccagtcccaatcagctggaccccagcagcaagctaacctaccagttggagcatatgccccctcgtagtcagtgcatgtcatagcgactggtcgaaagAACGGTTGAACAAATgataggacacttagcatattaggcttttattatataggatacctgctAATTAATACCAAACTTTTTCCAGGATAAGGGCAGTAGGGCAAGTTGAGATTGCATATGATGGACACTCATTACTGAGAAGGACTAAATATATGGTCTACTATAAAAGGCCAAATGCTTGAATATTTGGGTTAACTTCCTCCATTTTCTATTAGGACAGAACCATGACACTATAGTTTCTTTGCCATTATTTCTCCTGTCACTTTTACCTTTTCcagttgtatatatatttactccCAGAGAAGaaacaattgaaataaaaagATCTAAGCCTTATTAAATTTGTTTAAGATTCATGCTTTCTATAATTAGGACAGATGTCACCGCTAAGTGAATTTAACTTCTGCCACATTGTCAACATGGATATACCTGTAAAATCAAATAATTACATAGATAATGACATAGTTAAACCTTGTCCAATGTCTGCAATGAATACTAATTATATTGCACTGAGCATATCTTGTCTTTCTCTTCGATAGGAAAAGTGGTGGGAAGATCAACCTAAAGCACTATGGAACATGCTGAATTGGAGCCACTGTTTTGTGCTGAGCTGCCAACTCTCTGAGACTTCTTTTCTTGTGTATGCTTTGATTTTTCTCTAGAAGATAGCTTAGATTTATAAAAACACATCTTCTTCTCTGCCTGGGTCTTGGAGAGttcaatatataatattttccttgatttgcttaacaataaaataaattctgcAGAAGCCTGGCCTGTGTTTTTACCATGCGATCAAGAAAATATGTAGATACAGTATGGAATAATTGACCTGACATAAATGTGGATCACCTGCTTTTCTAATCTAAATCAACCATGAAGTCATTGTGCATATTGGGAaaatcccttcccctctttcattCTTGGAATTTTCATGTGTATAATGaagaattttcttttataaaatctaTTCTATAAGGTTGAGGTGAGGTCATATTGGTTCTCTCCAATTTGGGGGAAAGTTTTTTATgtaacaataaaacatttatccTCTCTGGACCATAGTTTTACATCTGTATGAATTGGTGGGGTTGGACTATATACTATGTGAACACATACATTATTGGTTTTCCAAGCAATATCATAGAGTCCAGCAGATAGcaagaagtaaataaatattcaataaataacaaACATCCAGttctagccagtttgtctcagtgggtgGAGCGTTGGCCAGGGGCTGAAGGGTACTAaatttgattcaggtcaagggcacatacctcagttgcaggatcctcGCTGGCCTGGTCCTAGTCAGAGCGtggtgccggaggcaaccaatcgatgtgttttctctcacatcaatatttctctgtgtttccctctctcttccactctctctaaaatcaatggaacaatatcctcgggtgaggattaacaaaataaataaataaataacgatTATCAAATCAATAATGAATACAGGGAAAGTCTGTAAAAGTGTGCACATTTAAAGAAAGCATCCCATTGATCTTACTCATGGAATGAGAGAACTAGATGAAATATAAGGAATCTTAAGGCCCAGAGAAATTTTAATTAGTTACTGCCAAAGAAAAACGTAGGAGATAGTAGAAGAACCAAGGTCACAACACAGCCCTTTCAATAACCCACTCAGTCTCCTACTGGGTCGAAGGGAGCAGGACAGCATGAGATCaaatcacactactcagaatagtgagaaatttaaaacttaggaactctttatttctggaattttccacgtaatatttttggaccatgataactgacaccacagaaagcaaaactgtgGCTAAGGGGAACTACTATATACTAAGTTTCCTGCTTCCTAGGGAAATTGAGCCTTTTCTCCTTTGTAGTTTCTCCCCCTGACGTAATTTAGCCACTTTTAACGTAAACGTGTGTAGGACCACGTGTAGTTAGAGAAGTGAGTCACTGCACATCTTTACTAAAAGCATTGCTGTCCCacatggcctcctcctcctctctcctgctggaACCGGCTCCTCCAGCCAGGCCAGGTCCCTTTCGGCTGTCCACACAAAAGTGCATTTCCACCACTTTGCCCTAGGCTGCCTGCAATGCCTCTGTGCCACCTTCTGCCACTCTGCCTATCCTTTCTCCCTCATACAAATCTCTCATCCACATCTTAAGATTCTGCCATTTACTTCATGGCTCATTTCAGGTGCCTTAACTGAGTAAGTGATCTAAATACTGTCTACTGTCTAGTTCTGAGCTATTCTTTGGGGATGAAAGGGAAGCATATAAACAATAAACCACAGAAGATCAGAAATCTCATATCTCTTAGAAAGAAGAGGCAAGTCACATATAAAAAACCAACAGTTAAACTCCAGAAGTTTTGGTTCAGAGATGTATACATTTTTCCAAACCTCAGTGAAAACACACATAAGATTTATGTATATCATAGTTTGCAAATTTTAcatcaaaagaaaagaatggaaacaTAGTGTAGTCTTTAATATGATATGCATGGCAAAGGTTTTAGAGAGAAGGGTACTGATGTCTGCAATTTACTTTAAATTGCATCAAAGATGGATTAATGAATAGATGggtaaatatatttaagaaacatgtatagtagccctggctggggtagttcagtggtcagagcatcacaggttcgatttccagtcgagggcacatacctggattgccaGTTCATTCCCAACCCCAGtcggggtgcttgcaggaggcaaacaattgatgtgtctctcacattgatctttctttcctcctctctcttccttctcacccccattctttctctctccctcccacttactctaaaaatcaatgcaaaaattatccttgggtgagaattaatgAAAAAACCCACaagtatgtaaaatattaatggtATAATCTAGGAGGTGGGTTTATAGAGgtttactataaaattattttagcatTGCTGGatgtttaagattttttattaaaatgttttttaatgatcctatctaataaaagagtgatatgcaaattagccatcactccactacatccacaagccatgcccaccagccaatcaggagcgagtatgcaaattaaaccaatgaagatggctgcagccacagagagagcaggaggcttggttttccccggcaatggaggaagccaagctttctgtacaccctggccagcccaggtttccactcaaggctacaaagtttcaattatagaagataaataaatctcagataccagggactctgcttgggttgctggggggcatggctggcctgcaaaccaccacaggcccctcgcccaggccaccccatgccccaagggaacccccaccctgatctgggacacccttcagggcaaaccagctggtccccactcatgcaccaggcctctatcctatctaataaaagagtaatatgcaaattcaccataactccaacacacaagatggctgcccccatgtggtcaaagatggctgcccccatgtggacacaagatggctgccacaagatggctagcaggggagggcagttgagaggaacaaggcctgcaagggagggcagttgtgagcgatcaggccagcaggggagggcaggtgggagaggccaggcctgcaagggagggtagttgggggcaatcaagcctgaaggggagggcaattaggggtgaccaggctggcagaggagagaagttgggggcgaccaagcctacaaggaagggcagttctgggggacccaggcctgcaggggagagcagttgagggggaccaggcctgcaggggagggcagttaggggtgaccaggcctgcaggggagggcacttagggacAAAGAGGCTGGAAgggagcagttaaacatcaatcaggctggcaggggagtggttagggggttatcaggctggcaggcagaagtggttaggggcaatcaggaaggcaggcaggcaagcagttgggagcatgcagtcctggattgtgagagggatgtccgatcctgggatcgggcctaaaggggcagtcggacatccctcaaggggtcccatattggagagggtgcaggctgggctgagggatacacctccctgtgcacaaatttcatgcactgggcctctagtttaaaataaaacagagaggaGCAAATATTAATAATCCTGTTTTTATTCCTCATTATTATGAAATCCTTGTCTGGGGGCTTCTCTGTGTCAATGTGAAAATTTCTTGAAGTGgaatacacaaacatatataccACACAAACACACTCCAAAATGAAAAGAGGAGCAAGAGGGGATGGGTGTTGGAGGGGGAGCCAGAGAAAATAGAAACTAAGATAAAGACTGAAATAAGCCACCATTAATACATTTAGCCAATTTACTGAGTACCTCCCATGTTTCCTGTGATAAGCACACAAACATTATAACATTTAAATTCAGTAATAGCTGTGAAGTTGTAGCtcaattttacaaaagaggagCCTGAGGtagagagatacaaattatttGTCCATGATCTTACAGCCAGTGAGTTGCAGAATCTGAATTCACTCAAGAGGATTACACCCTTCCAAATTCCTAAACTTCCTATCACATGATCATAGTAATTTGAATAGCTTAGATGTAAGTGTTGAGTTGGAGGGATTAGGCCTATAAACTTAGATACATCAGAAATAGAAGTATTCATAACACTATTTaggcaaatatataaagaagGTGACATGTATATATCATAATTCTTAACATGTGAACAATTATGTTAATTTTGTGATGGGGTTACAACATTAGCCTGAGAAACCTGGTTCAAAGGGGCTACTAACTCTGAGCTAGGCATTAATTGAAgtgttctctgtctttctctcactctcttcttATCTTTTCCAGAACTGCTGTCTGTGGCTTTACACAATTTTGGTTCATTTCAGTTCTGCAGTTTGACTTAAGGGAAAGTAAGTAGACCAGATTTCTCCTGCTCTAGTTTGACAAGATTTAGAACTAACCTAAAAAGAGAAGGCTATCATTGCATCGCCCACTTTAGCTCACTACAGTTCCCCTTTAGATCTGATAAGATgttgtatattaaaataatgcaTATGACAAAGTACAATTCCATAAGTTCTGAtatgttgtgtttccattttcatttgtttcaagttgtttttttaatttttcttttgatttccttCTTTGGCCCACTGGTGTTTGGGGAATGGGTTGTTTAATTTCCACCTATTTGGGAATGTATTTACCAGTTTTCCTCCTGATATTGATTTCCAGTTCTATACCATTATGATTGGAAAAGATTCTTggagtgattttaatttttttgaatttattaacttgttttgtggcctaccATATGATCTACTCTGAAGAATGTTCTGTATGCACTTGACAAGAATGTGTGTTCTATGTTGTTGGATGAAATGTTGTGTTCCACCTGGTCCATCTGTTAGGTACATCTGACCTAAAATATAGttcaaattaaatgttttcttattgaatttatgtcTAGATAATCTATCCATTGTTGAAAGTGGGATACTGAGTCCCCAATTATTATTGTATTGTGGTCTATTTCCacctaaaattttattaatatttgctttatatattcagATGATCCAATGTTAGGTGCATAGCCAGGGAGAGTCCAAAGTAcagttacagttgtgagtatgcaaaccaTAGGGTTTGTTcttgtatttcatttattattatattattttccacatgactaactataagcctacttttaccccaccctatATATTAACAATATATAGCCTTTTGATggattgacccctttatcattatataatgacctttgtctctgttaagaccttgatGAAAGAAATCTAAAATACAAATAACTATAAAGATACCCTCTGTTTATGAgttagaagaattaatattgttaaactgTCCATGCAacagctggcgtgactcagtggttgagcatcaacctatgaactaggaggtcacggtttggttcctggtcagggcacatgccccggttgcaggttcaattgcccatgtggggtgtgcaggaggcagctgatcaatgattatctcttgtccttgatgtttctatttctctctcctcccttcctctctgaaataaataaaaatatattttaaaatgtggagcaaagagaacccttgtacactgtttaTGGGATTGTAAATTAGGATAGTCATTATGGAATACAGTATGTAAATTCTCCAAAATGTTAATAGAAATAACATATtgtccagcaatcccacttctggatatgtactcaaagaaataaaacctggATCTCAGAAAGAAatatgcactcccatgttcattgccacattattcacaattgccaagatatggaaacaacgtAAGTGTTCATTGACAGATGAATAAAGACATTTTGATATATActgttaaaagataaaatggGGCATATTAAAATTTACAAGAGTTTATTTGGGTAAACATCTATTCAAACCTCCAGCTGTGAATGGAAAGTAGTTAGGAGTGCAATAGAAGTTAGGGAAAGGCTTTTTTATAAAGAAGACATGGGGGGCGGGAAACCCAAAAAATTATTTGATTGTCTATTTGGTTGCTTTATTTGGGAAAGCGTGGTTGGCTGCTCATGATTAGTTTTATTAGGTTTTATTTTCTCAGATTTGGTtgcattgactggcttattttaggTTTGCTTACTACACAGGCTATGAGGCAATAGAGCCACCTCAGTCCAatggcctccttgtttaattacTTTAAGAATAtatacaattgaatattattcagccataaaaaagaaggacatcTGACTATTTTTGCCAACATGGCTGAACCTGAAGGATATAAAGCTAAATGTTGtagccagacacagaaaggcaCTTCTACGATCTCACTTACATATGGAATGTAAAACGTTGGACTCATAGAACCAAGAGGAGAATGTCCGTTGCCAGAAGCTGGAggtgggagatgggagggagagatgagaggatgttggtcaaagggtacaaacttcaaTTATAAGATTATAATGATAAGATGAATACATTTTGTAGATCTATTGTATAGCACGGtgactatagtttttttttaaatatattttattgattttttacagagaggaagagagagagggatagagagttagaaacatcgatgagagagaaacatcgatcagctgcctcttgcacaccccccaccggggatgtgcccgcaaccaaggtacatgcccttggctggaatcgaacctgggaccc from Eptesicus fuscus isolate TK198812 chromosome 6, DD_ASM_mEF_20220401, whole genome shotgun sequence encodes the following:
- the LOC103289550 gene encoding serine protease inhibitor Kazal-type 6, with product MKIPGVFLLLSLALFCFFSGVFSQGEKIDCAEFGDPKVYCTRESNPHCGSDGQTYGNKCSFCKAAAKSGGKINLKHYGTC